Proteins found in one Falsirhodobacter algicola genomic segment:
- a CDS encoding PstS family phosphate ABC transporter substrate-binding protein, translated as MSFLKVTVSMMAIAAAGVTAASAQSRDQVQVAGSSTVLPYATIVAEAFGENFDFPTPVVQSGGSGAGLAQFCQGVGENTVDIANSSRLIRDSELQTCHDNGVNDIMYVRFGYDGIVFASDVNGASFAFTPADWFKALAAQVVVDGKLVANPYTNWNEVNPDLPDQPILTFIPGTKHGTREVFEEKVLAAGCEESGALEEMTAMSDEDTAEAACTAVRTDGRSVDIDGDYTETLARIQSDSNGIGVFGLSFYENNMNTLQVATMSGVTPSTETIASGEYPVSRPLQFYVKAAHLGVIPGLKEYVEFFVSDDMAGPNGPLAAYGLVSDPELADTQAAVAAEETM; from the coding sequence ATGTCGTTTCTGAAAGTCACCGTGTCCATGATGGCCATCGCCGCTGCCGGCGTCACCGCTGCTTCGGCGCAAAGCCGCGATCAGGTGCAAGTCGCCGGGTCGTCCACGGTGCTGCCCTATGCCACGATCGTCGCCGAAGCCTTCGGCGAGAACTTCGATTTCCCGACGCCGGTCGTGCAGTCGGGTGGCTCGGGCGCCGGTCTGGCCCAGTTCTGCCAAGGCGTCGGTGAGAACACCGTGGATATCGCGAACTCCTCGCGCCTGATCCGCGACAGCGAACTGCAGACCTGCCACGACAACGGCGTCAACGACATCATGTATGTGCGTTTCGGCTATGACGGGATCGTCTTCGCTTCGGACGTGAACGGCGCTTCCTTCGCCTTCACCCCGGCCGACTGGTTCAAGGCGCTGGCCGCTCAGGTCGTCGTGGACGGCAAGCTCGTTGCCAACCCCTACACCAACTGGAACGAAGTGAACCCGGATCTGCCGGATCAGCCGATCCTGACCTTTATTCCGGGCACCAAGCACGGCACGCGTGAAGTCTTCGAAGAGAAAGTCCTTGCGGCTGGCTGCGAAGAATCGGGCGCGCTGGAAGAAATGACGGCCATGTCCGACGAAGACACCGCCGAAGCCGCCTGCACCGCCGTGCGCACCGACGGCCGTTCGGTCGATATCGACGGTGATTACACCGAGACGCTGGCCCGCATCCAGTCGGATAGCAACGGCATCGGCGTGTTCGGTCTGTCCTTCTACGAGAACAACATGAACACGCTTCAGGTCGCGACGATGTCCGGCGTGACGCCGTCGACCGAAACGATCGCCTCGGGTGAATACCCGGTGTCGCGTCCGCTGCAGTTCTATGTGAAGGCCGCGCATCTCGGTGTGATCCCGGGCCTGAAGGAATATGTCGAGTTCTTCGTCTCGGACGACATGGCCGGCCCGAACGGCCCGCTGGCGGCTTATGGCCTCGTGTCCGATCCGGAACTGGCCGACACGCAAGCGGCTGTCGCTGCTGAAGAAACGATGTAA
- the pstC gene encoding phosphate ABC transporter permease subunit PstC, translating to MPVLWILLTVLAIALAAFALARRNALASAKDDPRILHSLPSYYGWYAFILAALPAVFVMLVWLIVQPMIVENRVNAALDAAPQELSMVEREGARRDSGTVAQAIRSAVSSGAMTLRQIDGFAADPQALAPALRDAGVPILTNITQPVYDGAQALLAASASLNIAMAVVAIAVALIGALIAVRRTRPDFRARNAVERVTLGILIGASVIAILTTIAIVCSLIFETYNFFQQYPWTAFFFGTTWAPVFQGQSELGILPLLWGTLYISLIALAVAVPIGLFAAIYLSEYASNRVRSVAKPLIEILAGIPTIVYGLFALVTVGPMLRDYFAQPLGLGSTGSSVATAGLVMGIMIIPFVSSLSDDIINAVPQSLRDGSLGLGATQSETIRQVVLPAALPGIVGAVLLAASRAIGETMIVVLGAGAAARIDVNPFEAMTTITVKIVSQLTGDTDFNSPETLVAFALGLTLFVVTLCLNILALIIVRKYREQYE from the coding sequence ATGCCCGTGCTCTGGATACTGCTGACGGTTCTGGCCATCGCCCTCGCCGCCTTCGCGCTGGCGCGGCGCAATGCGCTGGCCAGTGCCAAAGACGATCCCCGCATCCTGCATTCGCTTCCGTCCTACTATGGTTGGTACGCGTTCATTCTTGCGGCGCTGCCAGCCGTTTTCGTGATGCTGGTCTGGCTGATCGTGCAGCCGATGATCGTCGAGAACCGCGTGAATGCCGCCCTCGATGCCGCGCCCCAAGAACTGTCGATGGTGGAGCGCGAGGGCGCCCGGCGCGACAGTGGCACCGTGGCGCAGGCGATCCGAAGCGCCGTATCCTCGGGTGCGATGACGCTGCGGCAGATCGACGGTTTCGCGGCCGATCCGCAGGCGCTGGCCCCGGCGCTGCGCGATGCGGGTGTGCCGATCCTGACCAATATCACCCAGCCCGTCTATGACGGGGCACAGGCGCTTCTGGCCGCCTCGGCCAGCCTCAACATCGCGATGGCCGTCGTTGCGATCGCCGTCGCGCTGATCGGCGCGCTGATCGCCGTGCGGCGTACGCGGCCCGATTTCCGCGCGCGCAACGCGGTGGAGCGGGTGACGCTGGGCATTCTGATCGGGGCCTCGGTCATCGCGATCCTGACGACCATCGCCATCGTCTGCTCGTTGATTTTCGAGACCTACAATTTCTTCCAACAATATCCGTGGACGGCCTTCTTCTTCGGAACCACATGGGCCCCCGTGTTCCAAGGCCAGAGCGAGCTGGGCATCCTGCCGCTTTTGTGGGGCACGCTCTATATCAGCCTGATCGCGCTGGCGGTGGCCGTGCCAATCGGCCTTTTCGCGGCGATCTATCTGTCGGAATACGCCTCCAACCGGGTGCGTTCGGTGGCCAAGCCCCTGATCGAGATCCTCGCCGGCATCCCGACCATCGTCTATGGTCTGTTCGCGCTGGTGACGGTCGGTCCGATGCTGCGCGACTATTTCGCCCAGCCGCTGGGGCTCGGCTCCACCGGATCGTCCGTGGCGACGGCGGGTCTGGTCATGGGGATCATGATCATCCCCTTCGTCTCCTCGCTGTCCGATGACATCATCAACGCCGTTCCGCAAAGCCTGCGCGACGGCTCCCTCGGCCTTGGTGCTACGCAATCGGAAACGATCCGTCAGGTGGTCTTGCCGGCGGCGCTGCCGGGCATCGTCGGGGCCGTCCTGCTGGCCGCCTCGCGCGCGATCGGTGAGACGATGATCGTGGTGCTGGGGGCGGGGGCCGCCGCGCGGATCGACGTGAACCCCTTCGAGGCGATGACGACGATCACGGTGAAGATCGTCTCGCAGTTGACCGGCGATACCGACTTCAACTCGCCCGAGACGCTGGTCGCCTTCGCCCTTGGCCTGACGCTGTTCGTCGTGACGCTGTGCCTCAACATCCTCGCGCTGATCATCGTGCGCAAATACCGGGAGCAATACGAATGA
- the pstA gene encoding phosphate ABC transporter permease PstA: protein MTDATANPRRSSLLKVDARTRRRNAAERRFRAFGIAAIAVALLALATLLVTIVGGGASAFRQTYAAFEMTLPADVLDPQGNRDPAEMARVSTIGYQNVLRGGLIAAVREAGIVPEGVQDNEITGVLSAEAAAQLRNRVLNNPDLVGQKVDVYALAQGRVDGIFKGRVTAESAVRDNNITPQVVDLAQAMVANGLMETRFNWNFITNPDASDSRPEAAGLGVAILGSFYMIAVVLLLSVPIGVASSIYLEEFAPKNRWTDVIEVNISNLAAVPSIVFGILGLAIFINFAHLPQSAPIVGGLVLTLMTVPTIIISTRAALRAVPPSIRDAALGIGASRMQSVFHHVLPLAMPGILTGTIIGLAQALGETAPLLLIGMVAFVRDYPDAPPAGLFDPASALPVQVYNWTQRADPAFVERASGAIIVLLAFLLVMNAVAIILRRRFERRW, encoded by the coding sequence ATGACCGACGCCACGGCAAACCCCCGCCGGTCCTCGCTGCTGAAGGTCGATGCCCGCACCCGGCGGCGCAACGCGGCCGAGCGGCGCTTCCGCGCCTTCGGCATCGCGGCGATCGCGGTCGCGCTTCTGGCGCTGGCCACGCTCTTGGTGACGATCGTGGGCGGCGGTGCCTCCGCCTTCCGTCAGACCTATGCCGCCTTCGAGATGACGCTGCCCGCCGATGTGCTGGACCCGCAGGGCAACCGCGATCCGGCCGAAATGGCGCGCGTGTCTACCATCGGCTATCAGAACGTCCTGCGGGGCGGGCTGATCGCGGCGGTTCGCGAGGCGGGCATCGTTCCCGAAGGCGTGCAGGACAACGAGATCACGGGCGTGCTTTCCGCCGAGGCGGCCGCCCAGCTGCGCAACCGCGTGCTGAACAATCCCGATCTCGTCGGCCAGAAGGTCGACGTCTATGCGCTGGCGCAGGGCCGGGTGGACGGCATCTTCAAGGGCCGCGTCACCGCCGAAAGCGCGGTGCGCGACAACAACATCACGCCGCAGGTCGTCGATCTGGCGCAGGCGATGGTGGCGAATGGCCTGATGGAGACGCGGTTCAACTGGAATTTCATCACCAACCCCGACGCATCGGATTCCCGCCCCGAAGCGGCAGGCCTCGGCGTCGCGATCCTCGGCTCGTTCTACATGATAGCGGTGGTGCTGCTTCTGTCGGTGCCGATCGGGGTCGCAAGCTCCATCTACCTTGAAGAATTCGCGCCGAAGAACCGCTGGACCGATGTGATCGAGGTGAACATCTCGAACCTCGCGGCGGTGCCGTCGATCGTGTTCGGTATCCTCGGCCTCGCCATCTTCATCAACTTCGCGCATCTGCCGCAATCGGCCCCGATCGTGGGCGGCCTCGTGCTGACGCTGATGACGGTGCCGACGATCATCATCTCCACCCGCGCGGCGCTGCGGGCGGTGCCGCCGTCGATCCGCGATGCCGCGCTCGGCATCGGGGCCAGCCGGATGCAGTCGGTGTTCCACCATGTGCTGCCGCTGGCGATGCCCGGCATCCTGACGGGCACGATCATCGGCCTTGCCCAAGCCTTGGGCGAAACGGCGCCGCTGCTGCTGATCGGGATGGTGGCCTTCGTGCGCGATTATCCGGATGCGCCGCCGGCGGGTCTGTTCGATCCGGCCTCTGCGCTGCCGGTTCAGGTCTATAACTGGACGCAGCGCGCGGATCCTGCTTTCGTGGAACGTGCGTCGGGTGCGATCATCGTGCTCCTTGCGTTCCTTCTTGTGATGAATGCGGTCGCGATCATCCTGCGCCGCCGCTTCGAACGTCGCTGGTGA
- the pstB gene encoding phosphate ABC transporter ATP-binding protein PstB, whose amino-acid sequence MNDMRFTERDVSANDMKIRARDVNVHYGTSHALKGVDVDILNGNVTAFIGPSGCGKSTFLRCLNRMNDTIAAAKVTGRIELDGEDIYDPKVDPVQLRAKVGMVFQKPNPFPKSIFDNVAYGPKIHGLTRSRAELDEVVEASLRKAALWNEVKDRLTAPGTGLSGGQQQRLCIARAIATSPEVLLMDEPCSALDPIATAQVEELIDELRSQFAVVIVTHSMQQAARVSQKTAFFHLGNLVEFGETNQIFTNPRDPRTESYISGKIG is encoded by the coding sequence ATGAACGACATGCGATTTACGGAGAGAGATGTGTCCGCCAACGACATGAAGATCAGGGCGCGCGACGTGAACGTGCATTACGGCACGAGCCACGCGCTCAAAGGGGTGGACGTCGACATCCTGAACGGCAACGTCACCGCCTTCATCGGGCCGTCGGGCTGTGGGAAATCCACCTTCCTGCGCTGTCTGAACCGGATGAACGACACCATCGCCGCGGCCAAGGTGACGGGGCGGATCGAACTGGACGGCGAGGATATCTACGATCCCAAGGTCGATCCGGTGCAGTTGCGCGCCAAGGTCGGCATGGTGTTCCAAAAGCCGAACCCCTTCCCGAAATCCATCTTCGACAACGTCGCCTATGGTCCCAAGATCCACGGGCTGACGCGGTCGCGGGCGGAACTGGACGAGGTGGTGGAGGCATCGCTGCGCAAGGCCGCCCTTTGGAACGAGGTGAAGGACCGCCTGACCGCGCCCGGCACCGGGCTGTCGGGTGGCCAGCAGCAGCGTCTGTGCATCGCGCGGGCCATCGCCACCTCTCCCGAGGTGCTGTTGATGGACGAGCCGTGCTCGGCGCTGGACCCGATCGCGACTGCGCAGGTCGAAGAGCTGATTGACGAGCTGCGCAGCCAGTTCGCCGTGGTTATCGTCACCCACTCCATGCAGCAGGCCGCGCGCGTCAGCCAGAAGACGGCGTTCTTCCACCTCGGCAATCTGGTGGAGTTCGGTGAGACGAACCAGATCTTCACCAACCCGCGCGATCCGCGGACCGAAAGCTATATCAGCGGCAAGATCGGATAA
- the phoU gene encoding phosphate signaling complex protein PhoU: MNSDTHIVSSFDRDLESVQAMIMKMGGLVEEALSNAARAMETRDDELAQQVRENDRAIDTLEEQVNAECARVIALRSPIAADLRTVLTVIKISASLERSGDFAKNLAKRSTVLSQMAPIPGAAIAIRRMAKTVELLLKDALDAYIQRDAALAAEVRQRDAEVDQMYNALFREFLTHMMEDPRNITACMHLHFIAKNIERVGDHATTIAEQVIYLVTGSMPEEGRIKGDETSYIGVE, encoded by the coding sequence ATGAACAGCGACACACATATCGTTTCCAGCTTCGATCGCGATCTCGAATCCGTTCAGGCCATGATCATGAAGATGGGCGGGCTGGTGGAGGAGGCGCTTTCGAACGCCGCCCGCGCCATGGAAACGCGCGACGACGAACTGGCCCAGCAGGTGCGCGAGAACGACCGCGCCATCGACACCCTGGAAGAGCAGGTGAACGCCGAATGCGCCCGCGTCATCGCCCTGCGCTCGCCCATCGCGGCGGATCTGCGCACGGTGCTGACGGTCATCAAGATCTCCGCCAGTCTGGAACGCTCGGGCGATTTTGCGAAGAACCTCGCCAAGCGGTCCACGGTCCTGTCGCAGATGGCGCCGATCCCCGGTGCGGCCATCGCGATCCGCCGCATGGCCAAGACGGTGGAACTGCTGCTGAAGGACGCGCTCGACGCCTATATCCAGCGCGATGCGGCGCTGGCGGCCGAAGTGCGGCAGCGCGACGCCGAGGTGGATCAGATGTACAACGCGCTGTTCCGCGAATTCCTGACGCATATGATGGAAGACCCGCGCAACATCACCGCCTGCATGCATCTGCATTTCATCGCCAAGAACATCGAGCGGGTGGGCGATCACGCCACGACCATCGCCGAGCAGGTGATCTACCTCGTCACCGGGTCGATGCCCGAAGAGGGGCGCATCAAGGGCGACGAAACCTCCTATATCGGGGTCGAATGA
- the phoB gene encoding phosphate regulon transcriptional regulator PhoB, protein MPLADQPTVLLVEDEPAQREVLAYNLEAEGLRVIQAANGEEALLLVDEAAPDVVVLDWMMPNLSGIEVCRRLKTRPETRSLPVIMLSARSEEVDRVRGLETGADDYVVKPYSVVELLARVRTQLRRSRPAAVGLILEWDDIRLDSETHRVYRSDKILKLGPTEFRLLTTFMEKPGRVFSREQLLDRVWGRDIYVDTRTVDVHIGRLRKALCVHGGDDPLRTVRGAGYALG, encoded by the coding sequence ATGCCGCTCGCCGATCAACCGACCGTGCTGCTGGTGGAGGACGAACCCGCACAGCGGGAGGTTCTTGCCTACAACCTCGAGGCTGAGGGGCTGCGCGTCATTCAGGCCGCGAATGGCGAAGAGGCGCTGCTTCTGGTCGATGAGGCCGCGCCCGATGTCGTCGTGCTGGACTGGATGATGCCCAACCTTTCTGGGATCGAGGTCTGCCGCCGCCTGAAGACACGGCCCGAAACGCGCAGCCTGCCGGTCATCATGCTGTCGGCGCGGTCGGAGGAAGTGGACCGGGTGCGCGGGCTCGAGACGGGGGCGGACGATTACGTCGTGAAGCCCTATTCGGTGGTGGAGCTTCTGGCGCGTGTGCGGACGCAACTGCGCCGCTCGCGCCCGGCGGCGGTGGGGCTGATCCTCGAATGGGACGACATCCGCCTCGATTCCGAAACGCACCGAGTCTATCGCAGCGACAAGATCCTGAAACTCGGCCCGACCGAGTTTCGGCTGCTGACGACCTTCATGGAAAAGCCCGGCCGCGTCTTCAGCCGCGAGCAGTTGCTGGACAGGGTCTGGGGCCGCGACATCTATGTCGACACGCGCACGGTGGATGTGCATATTGGGCGGCTGCGCAAGGCGCTGTGCGTGCATGGGGGCGATGATCCGCTGCGCACGGTGCGCGGGGCGGGATACGCCCTCGGCTGA
- the cysE gene encoding serine O-acetyltransferase yields the protein MAETRTNISTLDPIWQRICEEAQQAIRDEPLIGGFVHASLLHHPTMDRALAYRFALKLSSNDMSEQILREIGEEAYAASPDIVQAARADLTAVFDRDPACHRYLQPMLYFKGYQALQAYRIGHWLWTQGRRDMAYFVQMRVSEVFGVDVHPAAKVGRGVMIDHAHSIVIGETAIVGDNVSMLHSVTLGGTGKQDGDRHPKIEDGVMIGAGAKVLGNITVGHCSRIAAGSVVLRDVPPCTTVAGVPARVVGEAGCDQPSINMDQLVKD from the coding sequence ATGGCAGAAACCCGCACCAATATCTCCACGCTCGACCCGATCTGGCAGCGGATCTGCGAAGAGGCGCAGCAGGCGATCCGGGACGAGCCGCTGATCGGCGGCTTCGTGCATGCCAGCCTGCTGCATCATCCGACGATGGATCGCGCGCTGGCCTATCGTTTCGCGCTGAAGCTGTCCTCCAACGATATGAGCGAGCAGATCCTGCGGGAGATCGGCGAAGAGGCCTATGCCGCCAGCCCCGACATCGTTCAGGCGGCGCGGGCCGATCTGACGGCGGTCTTCGATCGCGATCCAGCCTGCCATCGGTATTTGCAGCCTATGCTATACTTCAAGGGATATCAGGCGCTGCAAGCCTATCGCATCGGCCATTGGCTCTGGACCCAAGGGCGCCGGGATATGGCCTATTTCGTGCAGATGCGCGTGTCCGAGGTGTTCGGCGTCGATGTGCATCCGGCGGCGAAGGTCGGCCGCGGGGTGATGATCGACCACGCCCATTCCATCGTCATCGGTGAGACGGCGATCGTGGGGGACAACGTCTCCATGCTGCATTCGGTGACGCTGGGCGGTACGGGAAAGCAGGACGGCGATCGGCATCCCAAGATCGAGGATGGGGTGATGATCGGCGCGGGGGCAAAGGTGCTGGGGAACATCACGGTCGGCCATTGCAGCCGAATCGCCGCGGGCTCCGTCGTGCTGCGCGACGTGCCGCCCTGCACCACGGTGGCCGGTGTGCCCGCCCGCGTGGTGGGCGAGGCCGGATGCGATCAACCGTCGATCAACATGGACCAACTCGTCAAAGACTGA
- a CDS encoding pyruvate dehydrogenase complex dihydrolipoamide acetyltransferase yields MATEILMPALSPTMEEGTLAKWHVKEGDEVTSGMILAEIETDKATMEFEAVDEGTMGKILIAEGTSGVKVNQPIAILVEDGEEVPEGTEAQKADTEDEKAGRQEQVEPEGAGKGASKSEQPAPAGRVAPGALPAPVADGKRVFASPLARRIAKDKGLDLTQLKGSGPHGRIIRADVEAAKAGAAPEAAAAPKADAPKAAAPVAPAASSADAVKKMYDGRPYEEVALDGMRRTVAARLTEAKQTIPHFYLRRDVNLDPLMKFRATLNAQLEGRGVKLSVNDFIIKACALALQQVPGANAVWAGDRILKLKPSDVAVAVAIEGGLFTPVLKDADQKSLSTLSAEMKDLAARARNKKLAPHEYQGGSFAISNLGMFGIENFDAVINPPHGAILAVGAGLKKPVVGKDGELTVATMMSMTLSVDHRVIDGALGAELMKAIVENLENPMAMLA; encoded by the coding sequence ATGGCAACCGAGATCCTGATGCCCGCCCTCTCCCCCACGATGGAGGAAGGGACGCTGGCGAAATGGCATGTGAAGGAGGGTGACGAAGTCACCTCCGGCATGATCCTCGCCGAAATCGAGACCGACAAGGCCACGATGGAATTCGAGGCCGTGGACGAAGGCACGATGGGTAAGATCCTCATCGCCGAAGGCACGTCGGGCGTGAAGGTCAACCAGCCGATCGCCATCCTCGTCGAGGATGGTGAGGAGGTGCCCGAGGGCACCGAGGCGCAGAAGGCCGACACCGAAGACGAGAAAGCCGGCCGGCAAGAGCAGGTCGAGCCCGAGGGCGCCGGCAAGGGCGCATCGAAGTCCGAACAGCCGGCTCCGGCTGGACGTGTTGCACCCGGCGCGCTTCCGGCGCCGGTGGCGGATGGCAAACGCGTCTTCGCCTCGCCCCTCGCCCGCCGCATCGCCAAGGACAAAGGGCTTGATCTGACGCAGCTAAAGGGCTCCGGCCCGCATGGCCGCATCATCCGCGCGGATGTGGAGGCGGCGAAAGCCGGCGCTGCACCCGAGGCTGCGGCTGCGCCCAAAGCCGACGCACCGAAGGCCGCCGCCCCCGTGGCACCCGCCGCGAGCAGCGCCGATGCCGTCAAGAAGATGTATGACGGCCGCCCCTATGAGGAAGTCGCGCTGGACGGCATGCGCCGCACCGTCGCGGCCCGTCTGACCGAAGCCAAGCAGACAATTCCGCACTTCTATCTGCGCCGAGATGTGAATCTCGATCCGCTGATGAAGTTCCGGGCGACGCTGAACGCGCAGCTCGAAGGTCGCGGTGTGAAGCTGTCGGTCAACGACTTCATCATCAAGGCCTGTGCGCTGGCACTCCAACAGGTTCCGGGTGCGAACGCCGTCTGGGCCGGCGACCGCATCCTGAAGCTGAAGCCGTCGGATGTCGCCGTGGCCGTCGCCATCGAAGGCGGTCTCTTCACGCCGGTGCTGAAGGATGCCGATCAGAAATCGCTCTCGACCCTGTCGGCCGAGATGAAGGATCTGGCGGCACGGGCACGGAACAAGAAGCTTGCCCCCCATGAATATCAGGGCGGCAGCTTCGCGATCTCCAACCTTGGCATGTTCGGGATCGAGAACTTCGACGCGGTCATCAACCCGCCGCATGGGGCGATCCTCGCCGTCGGTGCCGGGCTGAAGAAGCCGGTCGTCGGGAAAGATGGCGAACTGACGGTCGCGACGATGATGTCGATGACGCTTTCGGTCGATCACCGGGTGATCGACGGCGCGCTCGGCGCCGAACTGATGAAGGCGATCGTCGAGAACCTCGAAAATCCGATGGCGATGCTGGCCTGA
- a CDS encoding pyruvate dehydrogenase complex E1 component subunit beta has translation MATQVLMPALSPTMEEGTLAKWLVKEGDEVKSGQVMAEIETDKATMEFEAVDEGIIGKILIAEGTAGVKVNTPIAVLIEEGESVDDVAEAPAQPAEEKQPEKPEGSEAKHMDQPVVTSPGTAVPGKRDRSPDWPEGTEMKTMTVREALREAMAEEMRGNDKVFLMGEEVAEYQGAYKISQGLLDEFGAKRVVDTPITEHGFAGLAVGAAFGGLNPIVEFMTFNFAMQAIDQIINSAAKTLYMSGGQMGCPIVFRGPNGAAARVGAQHSQDYAAWYAHIPGLKVVMPYSAADAKGLLKQAIRDPNPVIFLENEILYGRSFDVPVMDDFTIPFGKARIWREGKDVTIVSFGIGMTYALEAADKLAEDGIEAEVIDLRTLRPIDYETVLESVRKTNRCVTVEEGFPVGAIGNHISATIMQQAFDYLDAPVINLTGKDVPMPYAANLEKLALVTTAEVIEAVKSVCYR, from the coding sequence ATGGCAACGCAAGTTCTGATGCCGGCCCTGTCGCCGACGATGGAAGAAGGCACGCTGGCCAAGTGGCTGGTCAAGGAAGGTGACGAGGTCAAATCCGGCCAAGTCATGGCCGAGATCGAGACGGACAAGGCCACGATGGAGTTCGAGGCGGTCGATGAGGGTATCATCGGCAAGATCCTGATCGCCGAAGGCACCGCCGGTGTGAAGGTCAACACCCCGATCGCCGTTCTGATCGAAGAAGGCGAAAGCGTCGACGACGTGGCCGAGGCCCCGGCCCAGCCCGCCGAAGAAAAGCAGCCCGAGAAGCCCGAAGGCTCCGAAGCCAAGCATATGGACCAGCCGGTCGTCACCTCGCCCGGCACTGCGGTTCCCGGCAAGCGCGACCGCTCGCCCGATTGGCCCGAAGGCACCGAGATGAAGACCATGACCGTGCGGGAAGCCCTGCGCGAAGCCATGGCCGAAGAGATGCGCGGCAACGACAAGGTCTTCCTGATGGGCGAGGAAGTCGCCGAGTATCAGGGTGCCTACAAGATCAGCCAAGGCCTGCTGGACGAGTTCGGCGCCAAGCGCGTCGTCGATACTCCGATCACCGAGCATGGCTTTGCCGGTCTGGCCGTGGGCGCGGCCTTCGGCGGTCTGAACCCGATCGTGGAGTTCATGACCTTCAACTTCGCCATGCAGGCGATCGACCAGATCATCAACTCCGCCGCCAAGACGCTCTACATGTCCGGCGGTCAGATGGGCTGCCCGATCGTGTTCCGCGGTCCGAACGGTGCCGCCGCCCGCGTGGGCGCGCAGCACAGCCAAGACTATGCCGCATGGTACGCCCATATTCCGGGCCTGAAGGTGGTGATGCCCTATTCGGCAGCCGATGCCAAAGGTCTGCTGAAACAGGCGATCCGCGATCCGAACCCGGTCATCTTCCTCGAGAACGAAATCCTCTACGGCCGGTCCTTCGACGTTCCGGTGATGGATGATTTCACCATCCCGTTCGGCAAGGCGCGCATCTGGCGCGAGGGCAAGGACGTGACCATCGTCTCGTTCGGGATCGGCATGACCTACGCCCTCGAAGCGGCGGACAAGCTGGCCGAGGACGGGATCGAAGCCGAAGTGATCGACCTGCGCACCCTGCGCCCGATCGATTACGAAACGGTTCTGGAATCCGTGCGCAAGACGAACCGCTGCGTCACGGTGGAGGAAGGCTTCCCGGTCGGTGCGATCGGCAACCACATCTCCGCCACGATCATGCAGCAGGCCTTCGACTATCTGGATGCGCCGGTGATCAACCTGACCGGCAAGGATGTGCCCATGCCCTATGCGGCCAACCTTGAGAAACTGGCGCTCGTCACCACGGCCGAGGTGATCGAGGCCGTGAAATCCGTCTGCTATCGCTGA
- the pdhA gene encoding pyruvate dehydrogenase (acetyl-transferring) E1 component subunit alpha, whose product MANKSPADLPNVSKDELLGYYRDMLLIRRFEEKAGQLYGMGLIGGFCHLYIGQEAVVVGLEAAAQEGDKRVTSYRDHGHMLACGMDAKGVMAELTGREGGYSKGKGGSMHMFSREKHFYGGHGIVAAQVPIGAGLAFADAYLENGGVTFTYFGDGAANQGQVYETYNMAQLWNLPVIFVIENNQYAMGTSVKRSTKSPSYWERGAAYGIAGEAVDGMDVLAVKAAGQKAVEYCRAGKGPYILEMNTYRYRGHSMSDPAKYRTRDEVEKMRSEKDPIEHVRDLLVTGGHASDEELKAIDKDIKAVVNESAEFAKESPEPDVSELWTDIYA is encoded by the coding sequence ATGGCCAACAAATCTCCGGCCGATTTGCCCAACGTTTCCAAGGACGAGCTCCTTGGCTATTACCGCGACATGCTGCTGATCCGGCGGTTTGAGGAAAAGGCCGGCCAGCTTTACGGCATGGGCCTGATCGGCGGCTTCTGCCACCTCTATATCGGGCAGGAAGCGGTCGTCGTCGGCCTCGAGGCTGCGGCGCAGGAAGGCGACAAGCGTGTCACCTCCTATCGCGATCACGGCCATATGCTGGCCTGCGGCATGGACGCCAAGGGCGTTATGGCCGAGTTGACCGGCCGTGAGGGGGGCTACTCCAAAGGCAAGGGCGGCTCCATGCACATGTTCAGCCGCGAGAAGCATTTCTACGGCGGGCACGGCATCGTGGCGGCGCAGGTGCCGATCGGCGCCGGTCTGGCCTTTGCCGATGCCTATCTGGAAAACGGCGGCGTGACCTTCACCTATTTCGGCGACGGCGCAGCGAACCAAGGTCAGGTCTATGAGACCTACAACATGGCGCAGCTGTGGAACCTGCCGGTCATCTTCGTGATCGAGAACAACCAATACGCCATGGGCACGAGCGTGAAGCGCTCCACCAAGTCGCCCTCCTATTGGGAACGCGGCGCGGCTTACGGCATCGCCGGCGAGGCTGTGGACGGCATGGACGTGCTGGCCGTGAAGGCCGCCGGTCAGAAGGCGGTGGAATACTGCCGCGCGGGCAAAGGCCCCTACATCCTCGAGATGAACACCTACCGCTATCGCGGCCACTCCATGTCCGACCCGGCGAAATACCGCACGCGGGACGAGGTGGAGAAGATGCGCTCCGAGAAGGACCCGATCGAACATGTCCGCGACCTTCTGGTCACCGGCGGCCATGCCTCGGACGAGGAACTGAAGGCGATCGACAAAGACATCAAAGCCGTCGTGAACGAATCCGCCGAGTTCGCGAAGGAAAGCCCGGAGCCGGATGTGTCCGAGCTCTGGACGGATATTTACGCGTAA